Proteins from a single region of Ensifer adhaerens:
- a CDS encoding patatin-like phospholipase family protein codes for MKQDLSMTKGAAQASGQPTVALALGGGGARGLAHIHVIETLDELGIRPVAIAGSSIGAIMGAGMAAGMRGEEIRAHTLSTVGHRREVVNRLWQLRPSSLSEAMVNGFRFGQFNGERVLRAFLPKAIPPKFSDLGIPLKVVATDYYGQTEHVCEKGDLWQALAASAALPAIFIPVKIGGRVMIDGGIYNPIPFDHLRGLADIVIAVDVVGGPDGDGKTIPSRIDSLFGASQLMMQSIIAMKLKEGAPDILLRPDVGRYRVMDFLRAQEVLNGTAAIKDQLKRALDERMKAPKLK; via the coding sequence ATGAAGCAGGATCTTTCGATGACGAAGGGGGCGGCGCAGGCGTCCGGCCAACCGACCGTCGCGCTGGCGCTGGGCGGCGGTGGTGCGCGCGGGCTTGCGCATATTCACGTCATCGAAACGCTGGATGAACTCGGCATTCGACCCGTGGCGATTGCCGGATCCTCGATCGGCGCGATCATGGGCGCCGGCATGGCGGCTGGCATGCGCGGGGAAGAGATCAGGGCGCACACGCTTTCGACCGTCGGCCATCGTCGCGAAGTCGTCAATCGCCTCTGGCAGTTGCGGCCATCGAGCCTCTCCGAGGCCATGGTGAACGGCTTTCGCTTCGGGCAATTCAATGGCGAGCGCGTTCTCAGGGCTTTTCTGCCAAAGGCCATTCCGCCGAAGTTCTCGGATCTCGGCATTCCGCTCAAGGTGGTTGCCACCGACTATTACGGCCAGACCGAGCATGTCTGCGAAAAGGGTGACCTGTGGCAGGCGCTGGCCGCCTCAGCTGCCCTGCCTGCGATCTTCATCCCGGTCAAGATCGGCGGGCGCGTGATGATTGACGGCGGCATCTATAACCCCATCCCCTTCGATCATCTGCGTGGCCTAGCGGACATCGTCATCGCCGTCGATGTCGTCGGCGGTCCTGACGGCGATGGCAAGACGATCCCGAGCCGTATCGACAGCCTGTTCGGGGCAAGCCAGTTGATGATGCAGTCGATCATCGCGATGAAACTCAAGGAAGGCGCGCCGGATATCCTGCTGCGCCCCGATGTCGGCCGCTACCGCGTGATGGATTTCCTGCGCGCCCAGGAGGTGCTGAACGGAAC